tgggggaaaCCTGCGGACCTTCGACTCTGATTAAGATGGAGACAGGTGGCTCATCAGGAACTCGgtcctggggtggtggggaggcacGGCGTGATACAAAGGCCTGCACCAGCACAGTGTGTCTTAATTCGGTTAAGACAGTTTCAGATGTGAGTTTTTTCACACGAGTAGTCTGGTGTGAGAAGCCAGGATGGAGGAGTGGACTAGGAGCTGGCGGCCTCAGCCATCAACAGCTCTAATGCCGTGGGTAAGTCCTCGGCTTGGATGAGTGCCCTCAGAAATGGCCCAGCACAATAGCTCACCTTGatggtgtgcctgctttgccatgtatctgacctgggttcgagctcctgcatTGGAGGTTTTCAAGCTGTACTGTCCCCCTACCccatttggaaaaaataaataaaaccagttcCCCGGAGTTTACTACAACTGCATTTTGAAACGTGCCTGGCCTTTCTAGAGGACCAGTCCAGATTCTGAGGTGTTATGGGGACCCTTAGGGAGACATGGTCCAGCTTGACCTTTGAAGACAGCCTGGCCATCCTGAACCCGGGCCTCTGGTGCCCTCTAGCGGCCATGGCAAGTAGCGCTCCAGAAGCAAAGTAGAGGGGCCTTCAGGAGGACATTGTTGTGGCCTTTACCTTCTCTTGCAGCCGTTGCCACTGAGCAGGATGCCCCAGGCTCTCTGTACCCACAACTGATTTGACACTCAAAGAGGAAAAGGGAGCCTTCTGAGTCACCTGTCCTTCCAGGACAAAGCTCATTTGTTTTCAGACCTGCTGGCCTGCTCCTATAGGGCAGTAAAGCACCGAGCACCGGGGCAGACCTCCTGGGTGCTCACCTCTGCCTGGGTCTAGTGAGAAGGGTGCTCGGGGCAGGGTGCTGAGGGTCAGACCTCCTGGGTGCTCACCTCTGCCCGGGTCTAGTGAGAAAGGTGCTCGGGGCAGGGTGCTGAGGATCAGACCTCCTGGGTGATCACCTCTGCCCGGGTCTAGTGAGAAGAAAGGGAAGCAGTTGCATGTGTGGTTGACTTTACTCCCCAACAAGGTTCTTGGCCCAGattccagttccagttcaggagTCCCAGATTGGCCTCGTGGAATGGGGGTAGAGAGCAACTGACCCAAGAGTTGCTTGGTCCCACTGCCAGTCTGATACCAGCACCAGGTGTCTGGCTTTAGTGTGTGGTCATGACACCCATTCCTTCAGGGAGGCTGGCCGGCTGGCTGTCAGGGGGGCTCTGGTGACACAGCTCTATAGGGCTTCTCTTGGACGTGGCTGGTCTGTTGCAGAAGCCACTGCCGCTCCAGCTCACTCACTGTCAGCCTCAGCGTCACCTCCTGGAACACGCTGCTCACAGACACCTGTGTGGGCCGGGGAGTGCAGGGCTGGTTACACTGCGGCCCCTAATGTGAGCCCCCATGGGCCCTCCCTGTGCCTACCCAAGCCTCGCCTCCTGCCAGTGTCACCCTTACCTGATCAAAGTGAAGTTTCCGGAACATCCGGATGCTTGGTTCATTGGCTTGCCCGATTTTAGCCTCAAAATTTCTCAAACCTagtttggtcactcctccccaaGGAGATTGGAGAGACAAGCAGCAGAATGAAGCCCCCTTAAAACcaacacccccagccccacctatgCTGCGTCCTGACATTCAGGCAGAAGAAAGCCTGTGTGGTCCCAACATGCCCCAGCcctggggggaggtgggagggaggaccTGGCCACTTGCTCAGAACTTACCATAAGACATCATCATGAGGACAGCCTCTGTGCCAAAGCCTCTGCCCCTGCAgctgggctctgggaaataaaaaTGCCTGCTGATGGCATGTGTCAAGCTCTGGGGCAGACGCTTGACCCAGATGGTTTTATCTAATCTCCAC
Above is a window of Erinaceus europaeus chromosome 12, mEriEur2.1, whole genome shotgun sequence DNA encoding:
- the NAT9 gene encoding alpha/beta-tubulin-N-acetyltransferase 9 isoform X6; this encodes MRTFYCWGRRWSWCRTPQRMCLECTFIVLDAEKWRAQPGTPEESCMAGDVNLFLTDLGDPGLGEIEVMIAEPSCRGRGFGTEAVLMMMSYGVTKLGLRNFEAKIGQANEPSIRMFRKLHFDQVSVSSVFQEVTLRLTVSELERQWLLQQTSHVQEKPYRAVSPEPP